Proteins encoded by one window of Paroedura picta isolate Pp20150507F chromosome 11, Ppicta_v3.0, whole genome shotgun sequence:
- the ZMYND11 gene encoding zinc finger MYND domain-containing protein 11 isoform X9, giving the protein MSTYLRFIVSRMKERAIDLNKKGKDNKHPMYRRLVHTAVDVPTIQEKVNEGKYRSYEEFKADAQLLLHNTVIFYGADSEQADIARMLYKDTCHELDELQLCKNCFYLSNARPDNWFCYPCIPNHELVWAKMKGFGFWPAKVMQKEDNQVDVRFFGHHHQRAWIPSENIQDITVNIHRLHVKRSMGWKKACDELELHQRFLRDGRFWKSKNEDKGEEEAESSISSTSNEQLKVTQEPRAKKGRRNQSVEPKKEEPEPETEAVSSSQEIPTMPQPIEKVSVSTQTKKLSASSPKMLHRSTQTNSDGMCQNMCHDKYTKIFSDFKDRIKADHKRETERVVREALEKLRADMEEEKRQAVNKAVANMQTECDRKTKNVKEKCKEEFLEEIKKLASQHKQLISQTKKKQWCYNCEEEAMYHCCWNTSYCSIKCQQEHWHAEHKRTCRRKR; this is encoded by the exons ATGAGCACGTATCTGCGCTTCATTGTCTCCCGTATGAAGGAACGA GCTATCGATCTGAACAAGAAAGGCAAAGACAACAAGCACCCCATGTATCGTAGGCTGGTGCACACGGCTGTGGATGTTCCAACTATTCAAGAG AAAGTAAATGAAGGAAAGTACAGGAGTTACGAGGAGTTCAAAGCGGACGCTCAGCTTCTTCTACACAACACAGTTATTTTTTATGGAG CGGACAGCGAGCAAGCTGATATCGCCAGGATGCTCTACAAAGATACCTGCCATGAG ctggaCGAACTTCAGCTTTGCAAGAATTGCTTTTATTTATCCAACGCGCGTCCGGACAATTGGTTCTGCTATCCCTGT ATACCTAATCACGAGCTAGTTTGGGCTAAAATGAAAGGTTTTGGATTCTGGCCTGCCAAAGTCATGCAGAAAGAGGACAATCAGGTGGACGTTCGCTTTTTCGGCCATCACCACCAAAG GGCCTGGATCCCTTCCGAGAACATTCAGGACATCACCGTTAACATACACCGGCTGCACGTGAAACGCAGCATGGGCTGGAAGAAAGCGTGCGACGAGCTCGAACTGCACCAGCGCTTCCTGCGGGACGGCAGGTTCTGGAAGTCCAAGAACGAGGACAAGGGCGAGGAGGAGGCGGAGTCTAGCATTTCCTCCACCAGCAATGAACAG CTGAAGGTTACTCAGGAACCAAGAGCAAAGAAAGGAAGACGTAATCAAAGCGTGGAACCCAAAAAGGAA GAGCCAGAGCCTGAAACTGAGGCCGTGAGTTCAAGCCAGGAAATTCCCACAATGCCTCAGCCAATCGAAAAGGTTTCGGTCTCAACCCAGACCAAGAAGTTAAGTGCCTCTTCTCCCAAAATGCTGCACCGGAGCACCCAGACCAATAGTGACGGGATGTGTCAGAACATGTGCCATGACAAATACACCAAAATCTTCAGCGACTTCAAAGACAGGATCAAGGCGGATCACAAGCGGGAGACCGAGAGGGTCGTACGGGAAGCTCTCGAGAAG cTGCGTGCAGACATGGAAGAGGAAAAGAGGCAGGCAGTGAACAAAGCGGTGGCGAACATGCAGACGGAATGTGACCGCAAGACGAAGAATGTCAAGGAGAAGTGTAAAGAGGAATTTTTGGAAGAGATCAAGAAGCTAGCTAGCCAGCACAAGCAGCTGATTTCCCAGACCAAGAAGAAGCAGTGG tgCTACAACTGCGAGGAGGAAGCGATGTACCACTGCTGCTGGAACACCTCCTACTGCTCCATCAAGTGCCAGCAGGAGCATTGGCATGCCGAGCACAAGCGCACCTGCCGCAGGAAAAGATGA